In a single window of the bacterium genome:
- a CDS encoding FAD-dependent oxidoreductase → MPEQNIKTDKIAVINGIVDGQRISTQQLLQELYNKLEEGYKEFEINASGHHNIGGPLWDKENHPLKFKVTNPGQRVGSMGMTGTEILVEGSAPADVGWLNDGAEITVIGDGGDTTAHCAASGKIYIAGRTGTRSGALMKHDPKFPPPEFWVLKNTGSFSFEFMGGGTAVICGYGCENSNSVLGYRSCVGMVGGTVYVRGNVKDLSSQVWLMDLNDGDKDFLLKGLPVFLNKIGKTELINELSKELQINNENQSSSFSSPASQWHKIVAKTYEENKTKSLMPLKQFRLGKWVEGGIFGDLIEDDYAISDLVSTGDLRLKYPVWKNALYSAPCEYNCPIGIPTQKRISLLRQGEISKALELVLEYSPFPASVCGQVCPNLCINECSRKYIDQPIKMAELGKLSKDIKINFSVKEKNKKIAVIGSGAAGLGAAWHLRKSGYKVDILEQDAVFGGKLKQVIPEDRLERNILDTELQRIIDSGINVKTNTKVNKELFIKLEKDYDAVVVAIGAHNPVVIPFEGHERFIKGLDFLKAVNKGEKPPIGKKVVVIGAGNAAMDVVIGAYNLGAKEVTAIDIQKPAAFDKEIKHVEALGAKILWPCFTEKITDKRVHLKDGRTLEADTVIISVGDRPDFSFTERDYLDEKGLIKVNEYMQTINNSKIFVLGDAVKLGLFTNALADGRKVAINIDKMLSGQPPDKFEKSPMIPKNRIKDEYYNPINPQKIIGMEPEKETDRCMSCGFCRDCEYCKEICPEQAITRNINSDGAFEYISNPDKCIGCGICSGICPCGIWTMENNLIEI, encoded by the coding sequence GTGCCTGAACAGAACATAAAAACGGATAAAATAGCTGTAATAAATGGTATTGTTGACGGACAGAGAATATCTACGCAACAGTTATTACAGGAATTATATAATAAACTTGAAGAAGGCTATAAAGAATTTGAAATTAACGCCTCAGGGCATCATAATATTGGCGGTCCTTTATGGGATAAAGAAAATCACCCTTTAAAATTTAAAGTTACAAACCCAGGCCAACGCGTAGGCTCTATGGGAATGACCGGAACAGAAATTTTAGTCGAAGGCTCTGCTCCTGCCGATGTTGGCTGGCTTAATGACGGTGCAGAAATCACGGTGATAGGCGATGGTGGCGACACAACAGCACACTGCGCCGCCAGTGGAAAAATTTATATAGCAGGAAGAACAGGAACACGCTCCGGTGCTCTTATGAAACACGATCCTAAGTTTCCACCGCCGGAATTCTGGGTTCTTAAAAACACGGGGTCATTCAGTTTTGAATTTATGGGCGGTGGTACCGCAGTAATTTGCGGTTACGGCTGTGAAAACTCGAATTCTGTTCTTGGATACAGAAGCTGTGTCGGTATGGTAGGAGGAACTGTATACGTTCGCGGAAACGTAAAAGACCTTTCCAGTCAAGTCTGGCTTATGGACTTAAACGATGGCGATAAAGATTTTTTACTTAAAGGACTTCCTGTTTTTCTAAATAAAATAGGCAAGACGGAATTAATAAACGAATTAAGCAAAGAGCTTCAAATAAATAATGAGAATCAAAGCTCATCTTTCTCTTCACCGGCTTCGCAATGGCACAAAATAGTCGCAAAAACTTATGAAGAAAACAAAACTAAATCATTAATGCCTTTAAAACAATTCAGGTTAGGCAAATGGGTTGAAGGCGGAATCTTTGGCGACTTGATTGAAGATGATTATGCAATCTCGGATTTAGTTTCAACAGGGGATTTAAGACTTAAATACCCTGTATGGAAAAATGCTCTTTACAGCGCACCTTGCGAATACAACTGCCCTATAGGAATTCCGACACAAAAGAGAATTTCTCTTCTCAGGCAAGGAGAAATTTCAAAAGCTCTTGAGCTTGTACTTGAATACAGTCCGTTTCCGGCCTCTGTTTGCGGACAAGTATGCCCAAACTTATGTATTAACGAATGCAGCAGAAAATACATAGACCAGCCAATAAAAATGGCTGAGTTAGGAAAACTTTCCAAAGACATCAAAATAAACTTCTCTGTTAAAGAAAAAAACAAAAAGATTGCTGTTATAGGTTCAGGTGCAGCAGGTCTTGGAGCTGCCTGGCATTTAAGAAAATCGGGTTACAAAGTAGATATTTTAGAACAGGATGCTGTTTTTGGCGGAAAGCTAAAACAGGTTATTCCTGAAGATAGGCTTGAAAGAAATATTCTGGATACCGAACTTCAAAGAATTATTGACTCAGGAATTAATGTAAAAACAAATACTAAAGTAAATAAAGAGCTTTTCATCAAGCTGGAAAAAGATTATGATGCCGTTGTTGTGGCGATAGGCGCTCATAACCCTGTAGTTATTCCTTTTGAAGGTCATGAAAGATTTATAAAAGGTCTGGATTTCTTGAAAGCCGTAAACAAAGGCGAAAAACCTCCCATCGGCAAAAAAGTTGTTGTAATTGGAGCAGGAAATGCTGCAATGGACGTTGTAATCGGTGCTTACAATCTGGGCGCAAAAGAAGTTACCGCAATAGATATTCAAAAACCGGCTGCTTTTGATAAAGAAATAAAACATGTCGAGGCGTTAGGCGCAAAAATCCTCTGGCCATGTTTTACGGAAAAAATCACCGATAAAAGAGTGCATCTTAAAGACGGAAGAACTTTAGAAGCGGATACAGTAATAATTTCTGTAGGTGACAGACCCGATTTTTCATTCACAGAAAGAGATTATCTTGATGAAAAAGGACTTATAAAAGTTAACGAATATATGCAAACAATAAATAACTCTAAAATATTCGTTCTTGGAGATGCTGTAAAGCTCGGTTTGTTTACTAACGCGCTTGCGGATGGCAGAAAAGTCGCAATTAATATCGATAAAATGCTTTCCGGGCAACCTCCGGATAAATTCGAGAAATCGCCTATGATTCCGAAAAATCGAATAAAAGACGAGTACTATAACCCTATAAACCCACAAAAAATTATTGGAATGGAGCCTGAAAAAGAAACTGATCGTTGTATGAGTTGCGGTTTTTGCAGAGATTGTGAATACTGCAAAGAAATTTGCCCTGAGCAGGCTATTACCAGAAATATAAATTCTGACGGTGCTTTTGAATATATTAGCAATCCTGATAAATGCATCGGCTGCGGTATATGCTCGGGGATTTGCCCATGCGGCATTTGGACTATGGAAAACAACCTTATTGAAATTTAA